Sequence from the Streptosporangium brasiliense genome:
CTCGCCACGCTGTCCGACCGTGAGCAGCGCATCATCCAGCTGCGCTTCGGCCTGGCCGACGGACACCCCCGGACGCTGGAGGAGGTCGGCCGGGAGTTCGGCGTGACGCGGGAGCGGATCCGGCAGATCGAGTCCAAGACCCTGGCCAAACTCCGCCATCCGACCAGAGCTCAGATGCTCCGCGACTATCTCGACTGAGAGTCCGTACGGCGAAGGCCCCCTGGTGCGCGTCCCGGGGGCCTTCGCCGTTCCCGGCGCCGGGGCCGGTGCCCGCGCCCGCGCCCGCAGGCCGACGGTGGCGCTTGTCACATCCGCCTGAGGGTCACCCGGTTGGCGGATTGAGGTAAGGGGAAGCTAAGTTAGGGACGCCTGACCGACCATCAGGCGCCTCGATGCCTCCCGTCCGCCGTTCCGCCACCGCCCATGGCCTCCTCGCCCCGGCCGGCACCGCCGTCGGACCGCTGTCCGGTCCGGCCGTGGTCGCGGCCGGTCGATCTTTCACGAGAAGGGGAAGAGATGCCCGATCTCAGCCGACGCAGGCTCCTGACCGGCGCGGGCCTCGCCGTGGGCGCCGGGGCCGCCGCCGTCGCGGGCGCAGGCTTCGTACGACAGGCGCAGCCGGAGCCGGTCCGGGCCGACTCGCCCGGTGCCTCGATCCCGTTCCACGGTCCGCACCAGGCCGGGATCGCCACCCCGGTCCAGGACCGGCTGCACTTCGCCGCCTTCGACCTGAGCACCGACTCCCGCGAGGCGGTGGTGGCGATGCTGAAGGCGTGGACCGCCGCGGCGGCCCGGATGACCGCGGCGCAGGAGGTCGGCGGCGGGGCGACGGGCGCGGAGCTCGCCCCGCCGGACGACACCGGCGAGGCCATCGGCCTGCCCGCCTCGCGGCTCACGCTGACGGTGGGTTTCGGCCCCACATTCTTCGACAAGCTGAAGCTGCCCAGGCCGGACCGGCTCAAGGAGCTGCCGCACTTCCCGGGGGACAAGCTCGACCCGGCCCGCAGCGGCGGCGACCTCTGCGTGCAGGCGTGCGCCGACGACCCCCAGGTCGCGGTGCACGCCGTACGGAACCTGGTGCGCATCGGCTTCGGCACGGCGTCGGTCCGGTGGTCCCAGCTCGGCTTCGGCAAGACGTCCTCGACCACGCCGGACGCGCAGACCCCGCGCAACCTGATGGGCTTCAAGGACGGCACCGCCAACATCGCCGGGACCGACGGCAAGCGGCTGGACGAGCACGTCTGGGTGGGCGAGGAGGGGCCCGAGTGGATGCGCGGCGGCTCCTACCTCGTGGCCCGGCGGATCCGGATGCACATCGAGACCTGGGACCGGACCTCGCTGAAGGAGCAGGAGGACATCTTCGGCCGGACCAAGCGGGAGGGCGCCCCGTACGGGGGCACACGCGAGCACGACCCCGTGGTCCTGGCCAAGATGCCGGTCGACTCCCACGTGCGGCTGGCCCACCCGGACTCCCTGGGCGGGGTGACGATCCTGCGCCGGGGCTACTCCTTCACCGACGGCAGCGACGGCCTGGGACGGCTGGACGCGGGCCTGTTCTTCCTGGCCTACCAGCGTGACCCCGAGAAGGGGTTCATCCCGATCCAGCGCGCCCTGGCGGCCAAGGACACGCTCAACGAATACATCCAGCACGTCGGGTCCGGCGTGTTCGCCTGCCCGGGCGGGGTGCAGCCGGGCTCCTACTGGGGCGCGGGACTCCTCACCTGACCTGAGGTCCGGCCGCCGGCCTGTCCTCAGGGGCCGCCCGCGGCCGGACGGCCCCTGAGGTCCCGGAGCCGGTCCGGCCGGATGGGCCCTCAGCCGCCGACGGACACCAGCACGTCCTGCGCGCGGTGGTCGGACAGGCCATGGGGATCCAGGAGGCCGTAGTCGTGGACGGTGGCCGCCGAGGTGAAGGTCCAGTCGAGCTGCCACAGGGCCGGCCCGCCGGCCGGCCAGGAGGCGGGCAGCAGGTCGGGGGAGGCGCGGTTGGCGTTGGAGAGCCGGCCGGACAGCCACCCCAGGTCGCCCATGGCGTAGGTGGTGTTGAAGTCGCCGGTGACGACGAGCGCGCCGCGGTTGGCGCCGACGTCGGCCTCCAGGCCGTCGAACTGTGCCTGGCGGGCGGCGTCGCGGTCCCGTAACCCGGTGTAGAACCGCGAGGTCAGCGGGCTGTCGTCCAGCATGTACTGGGTGGGGACGTGCACGTTGTAGACCGACAGCACGGAGGCGCCGACCCGCAGGTCGGTCCGTAGGACCTTGGCCAGGTCGAACGCCGCCCGCCACGGGGAGCCGGGGCCGAGGACCCCGGCCGGCCCCAGCGCCCGGGCCGAGACGATGGGCAGGCGGGACAGTGTGACCAGCTCGCCGTTCACCGCGAGGTGGTATCCGGGGAACTCCCGGCGCAGCCGTGCCAGGTCGTCGACCTGGCGCGGGGCGCCGCCGGACCAGTGCAGATACTCCTGGAGCGCGTAGACGTCGGCGTCGCGGGTCCTGAGGAAGGCGTAGAAGCGGTCCGGGTCGTCGTCCTGGTCCCAGTATTCGGTGTTCCACGACAGTACGCGGAGCGCGCCGGCCGGGGCGGCGGCCGCGGTGCCGCCGGTCAGCGCGCCGGGGTTGAGCCCACTCTGGCCCGCGCCGAGGAGGAGGGAGGCGGCCGCCAGGACCGCGCACCACCGCCGGGTCCGGCCGGCCCGGCCGGTCAGCGGCACGGCGGCCAGCAGCAGGAGCGGCGCGGCGAGATAGACCAGCGGCGGCACGAGGTCCGGTACCAGCCACAGCCAGAACCGGCCCGACAGCAGGTGGTGCAGGACGACGAACGCCAGCCACGCGGCGGCGGCCCAGGCGAGCGCCCGGGCCCGCCGCCGGGGCGTACGGCCGGCCGGCGCGGGCGGCCGCCGCGCCGCGGCGCCTGTCATGTCCGCCGTCTCCGCTCCGCCGTACACGCCCTTCATCCTCCGCTCCGCAGCACGGCCGGGGCCGGGACGTCGTAGACCCCGCGGAAGCGCCGGGACACCAGCCACTGCGCCGCCCCGGCGGCCACGCCACCGATGATGACGAGGTTCACCAGGAAGTGCACGCCGACGAAGAACAGGCCGAAGAGCGGGCAGCGCCGGGCGAACACATACCGGTACATGCCCGCGTCACAGGCCAGTGAGACGGCCAGCCAGAGCACCGGTACGGCGGCGGCAGCGGGGCCCAGGAGCAGGGGCAGCGGCAGGGTGAGGGCCGCGAACGCCGCCGCCAGGGAGGCCCAGGCCCGGGAGGCGGTCTCGTAGCCCCGCGCGAACCTGCGCCGCCGGGCGTACAGGGGCACGCGCAACCGGCCGCGGTGGAAGAGTTTGCGCAGCAGCGCCCCCAGCTCGCGGTCGTGGCCCATCCGGCCGCGCACGGCCGAGGTGATCACGACGGTCCGGCGCAGGCTGAGCCGCCGGCCGTAGTCGACCTCCTCGGTGTGGCGCAGCAGCGGGTTGAACGGCCCCGTCTCGGCGAAGACGTCCGCGCGGATCGCGAACATCGCCGACCACAGGAAGGAGACCTCGCCCTCCGAGCCGATCGACCAGTAGTGGTGCTGCAGGGCGCGGTAGTCCTCGGTCCGGGTGGAGCGGATCAGCGGTTCGGGGTCCTCGATGCCGCAGACGGCGCCGAGGCCGGGGTCGGCCTCCAGGAGCGCCACCGCGGTGGCCACCGCGTCGGGGGCCAGCGCCACGTCGGAGTCGACGAAGAACAGGATCTCGCCGGCCGCCCGGGCGGCCCCGGTGTTGCGGGCCACCGCGGAGCCGCCGTTGGCCGGGGTCCGGACGACGGGCACCCCCATGGACTCCGCGATCGACACCGATCCGTCGGTGCTGCAGTCGTCCACCACCATGATCTCCAGGGGGGAGTGGGTCTGCTCCCGCAGGGCCGCCAGGCACAGCGGCAGGAACCGCGCGTGGTTGTAGTTGGGCACGATGACGGTGACCAGTGGACGGTCCGGTCCCATGGGTTACCCCGCTTTCGGATTCTGGTCCGGGTTCGGATGACGGTCCGGGGCGCGGCGCGCGGACGGCCCGGCGCCGCGGGCGCTCTCCCCGGCGGCCGGTGAGACGACCACGTCCTGCAGATGGTGGGTGGACATCCCCTCGGGGGAGCGCAGCTCGTAGCGGTGCACGCGCAGGCCGGGCGAGGTGAGGGTCCAGTCCATCCGCCACAGCCGCAGCCCCGCGAAGGTGAGCGTCGCCGGGTACGGTGACCGGCCGGCGCGCGCCGCGTCGGCCAGGCCCGCCAGCCGCCGCGCGTGTCCCGTGCCGGGCAGCGTGTTGAGGTTGCCGGAGACCAGCACGGGGTTGCGGTTACGGCCGAGATCGGCGGCCAGCGCGTCGAACTGGGCCGTCCGCGCGGTGTCCAGCGCCGCTATGGACCGGTAGAACTCCCGGCTCAGCGGGCTGGAGCTGAGGTAGAGCATGTCGTAGAAGTGCACGTTGTACACCGAGACCAGGCGTCCGCCGACCCGCAGGTCGGTGCGGAGGGCCGCGTCCGTCCAGGAGGGCGCGAGCGGGTTCGGGTCCGCCCCCAGCGCCGCCTGGCCCGCCACGGGGAGGCGTGAGATCGTCAGCAGGCCGCCGGCGGTCGCGATGTGGTGGCCGGGGAACTCGCTCCGCAGCCGCTCCCCGTCCCGCAGGGGCAGCGGGGCCCCGGGGCCGCACCCCGAGTGCTCCTGGAGCAGGTAGACGTCGGCGTCGAACCCTTTCAGGTAGGCGAAGAAGCGGCCGGGGTCGTCGGTGGTGTTCCAGCAGTAGGTGTCCCAGGAGACGACGTGGAGCGCGCCGGGCGGGGCGGGCCCGTCCCCGGCCCACGCCCAGGGGGCGCGCGGGTTCAGCCCCGCCTGGTCCAGGCCGAGGACGAGGGCGGCCGCGGCGAGCAGGGCCGTCCACGCGCGGACGGTCCGGGCGGTCCGGACGCGGCACAGCCGGAGCACCGCGAGGGCCGCGAGCAGCGCCGCCGGCAGCAGCGCGAACAGCAGGGGCGGCACAATGAGATCGGGGACGACCCACACCCAGGTGCGGCCGGTGAGCAGCCGGCGCAGCGCGATGAGCGCCACCTGCGCCGCCGCCAGGCTGACCAGCACCCGTTCGAGGCGGGACAGCCGCGTGCGGGCGAGCAGGAGCATCGCCACCGCCCCGAGCACCAGCAGCGGCCCGAGGCAGAACATCAGGAGCGGCAGCGCGCCCCCCCACCACCAGAACCTGCCGGTCAGCCAGTTGGCCAGGGCGGACAGCAGCCACACCGCCGACACCCCAAGCGCCACCCGCACCGCCCAGCGCCCCGCCACGGTCATGCCGCCGTCCCCGCCGTCCCCGCCGTCCCCGCTGTTTCCGCCGCCTCCGCCGTGCCGGGCGCCCGGTCGCGGATGCGCAGCCAGAACGACGCCGGGCGGTAGGACTCGGTGAGCCCCAGGCGGTGCCAGAGCGGCTCCACCAGCCCGCGCAGCCGCGCGTCACCGTCGATGAACGCGTTCGGCAGCTCGGTGTCGAACCGGGCCGGGTCGGCCAGGAGGAAGGCCGCGAGCAGATACTGCTCGGAGTAGTGCCGCCAGCGCCACTCGGGCGGGTAGTCGCTGGGCAGCAGGATGTCGTGCAGCTGCACCAGGACGCCCGGCCGCAGCAGCGGCAGGATCTCGAAGAAGAAGACGGTCACGTCCGATCCCATGAAGACCCGGTGCGACCCGTCGAGGAAGACGATGTCACCGGCCTCCAGGTCGGCGAACAGCCCCGGGTCCACGCGCTCCAGCGGGCTGCGGACCACCGTGTCGCACAGCGCGTCGACGGTGGCGCGTGGTGCCGGGTCGATCGAGGTGACGTGGGTGCGCAGGCCGTGGTCGTCGATCGCGCGGCGGACGAACTTCGTGGAGTTGCCCGAGCCGATCTCGACGTACCGCCGCGGCGCGGCCTCGGTGAGGAAGCCGTACAGCGCGAGCGCGTCCAGCGGCGGCAGCCAGCCGTTGTCCCAGTACGGCGTGGTGCCGCCCGGGTGCTCCCGCACCGGGATGGCGGCCAGGCGCTGTTCCAGGGCGAGGAAGCGGGTGAGCCGCTCGGCGTAGCGGGCCCGGCCCCGTTCGAGCAGCGCCGCGATCTGCGGGTGGTCCGGCCTGCCGTACCCGAAGCGCGGCTCCGGCCGGGCGGGGTGGTCGATGAAGATCGGCCGGCGCAGGCCGAAGGCGGACAGGACCGTGCCGTGCACCGCCGGGTGCCGCTCCAGCCACGCGAAGGGCCGGTCGGCGAGGGGCAGCGCGGCCAGCGCCCGCAGCAGGGGTCCGCTCACCCGCCCGGCGGGGAGCTGGCGGACGAGGTGGCGGAGCTGCTCGCGGCCCGGGGAGGCCGGCGGCGGGCCGCTGTGCGAGGTCGATGTCATGATGGGGAGGCTCCTTGCTGTCGGGTGAGTCGTGTGTGCTGGTCCCCGGCGGGCGGGGTGGGGCGGTGACCGCGCCGGCCGGTCCGGGCGAGCCAGCCCAGGACGGCGGCGGTCGACGCCAGGTCGGCCACGGTGATCAGCACCCGGCTCAGCGCCACCAGCGTGACCAGGCCGCTGCCGGTCAGCAGGGTGGCGACGGTGAGCCCGAGGACGGCCTCGCGCGGGCCCAGCCCGGAGGGCATCACCAGGGTGAGGACCCCGGCCACGGTGGACAGCGCGAAGCCGCCGACCCCCACGGTCAGGGCCCCGGACAGGGGCGCGCCGAGCGCCACCGCGAGCACCGTGACGTGCAGGCCGCTGATCAGCCAGCCGGCCGCCATCAGCCCGGTCACCGTGAGCAGGACGCGCCGTCCGGGCAGGACCGGCGGGACGTCGCCGCGGCGCAGCACGCGCTGGGCCACGCCGAGCAGCCTCTCCAGCAGCCGGGGCAGGGCCGCCGGCACGAGCGCGGCGGCCAGCGCCGGCAGCAGCGCCCACCACAGCGCGTCGGCCGCCACCAGCCAGGGCAGGGCGACCAGCCCGACCGCGAGCCCGGCGACCACCGCCAGTCCCTGGCTGGCCACGAATGCCCCGGCCAGCCTGGCCGGGGGCTCGCCGAGCGGCCTGGCCTGCGCGGCGTGCGCCACCGCGGGCCAGACGCCGCCCGGCAGGTAGCGGGTGAGCCCGGCGAGGAAGAACACCCGGACCGCCACCGGCCAGGGCAGGCGGGTGCCCAGCCCGGCCAGCAGCATGCGCCAGCCGATGAAGCCGGGCACCCCGCCGACGGCCGCCAGCGCCGCGGCGAGCAGGGCGTTCCCCCAGCCCACCAGCCGCAGGCTCGCGCCCAGGCCATGGCGGACCCGCCACAGCTGGTAGCCGAGGAAGCCGGCCACGAGCAGGTAGGCGGCCACGCGCAGCCCGGCGAGCGCCCGGCGGCCCGCCGGGGCGGCCAGGAGGCGGCGGGCGCCCCGCACGGCCGTCACGCGGGCGCCTTGGCGTACATGCGGCGGAACGAGCGCGAGGTCAGCCACTGCACGATCCCGACGCCCGCCCCGGCCGCGATGGTCA
This genomic interval carries:
- the efeB gene encoding iron uptake transporter deferrochelatase/peroxidase subunit, whose protein sequence is MPDLSRRRLLTGAGLAVGAGAAAVAGAGFVRQAQPEPVRADSPGASIPFHGPHQAGIATPVQDRLHFAAFDLSTDSREAVVAMLKAWTAAAARMTAAQEVGGGATGAELAPPDDTGEAIGLPASRLTLTVGFGPTFFDKLKLPRPDRLKELPHFPGDKLDPARSGGDLCVQACADDPQVAVHAVRNLVRIGFGTASVRWSQLGFGKTSSTTPDAQTPRNLMGFKDGTANIAGTDGKRLDEHVWVGEEGPEWMRGGSYLVARRIRMHIETWDRTSLKEQEDIFGRTKREGAPYGGTREHDPVVLAKMPVDSHVRLAHPDSLGGVTILRRGYSFTDGSDGLGRLDAGLFFLAYQRDPEKGFIPIQRALAAKDTLNEYIQHVGSGVFACPGGVQPGSYWGAGLLT
- a CDS encoding endonuclease/exonuclease/phosphatase family protein codes for the protein MKGVYGGAETADMTGAAARRPPAPAGRTPRRRARALAWAAAAWLAFVVLHHLLSGRFWLWLVPDLVPPLVYLAAPLLLLAAVPLTGRAGRTRRWCAVLAAASLLLGAGQSGLNPGALTGGTAAAAPAGALRVLSWNTEYWDQDDDPDRFYAFLRTRDADVYALQEYLHWSGGAPRQVDDLARLRREFPGYHLAVNGELVTLSRLPIVSARALGPAGVLGPGSPWRAAFDLAKVLRTDLRVGASVLSVYNVHVPTQYMLDDSPLTSRFYTGLRDRDAARQAQFDGLEADVGANRGALVVTGDFNTTYAMGDLGWLSGRLSNANRASPDLLPASWPAGGPALWQLDWTFTSAATVHDYGLLDPHGLSDHRAQDVLVSVGG
- a CDS encoding glycosyltransferase family 2 protein, translated to MGPDRPLVTVIVPNYNHARFLPLCLAALREQTHSPLEIMVVDDCSTDGSVSIAESMGVPVVRTPANGGSAVARNTGAARAAGEILFFVDSDVALAPDAVATAVALLEADPGLGAVCGIEDPEPLIRSTRTEDYRALQHHYWSIGSEGEVSFLWSAMFAIRADVFAETGPFNPLLRHTEEVDYGRRLSLRRTVVITSAVRGRMGHDRELGALLRKLFHRGRLRVPLYARRRRFARGYETASRAWASLAAAFAALTLPLPLLLGPAAAAVPVLWLAVSLACDAGMYRYVFARRCPLFGLFFVGVHFLVNLVIIGGVAAGAAQWLVSRRFRGVYDVPAPAVLRSGG
- a CDS encoding endonuclease/exonuclease/phosphatase family protein — protein: MTVAGRWAVRVALGVSAVWLLSALANWLTGRFWWWGGALPLLMFCLGPLLVLGAVAMLLLARTRLSRLERVLVSLAAAQVALIALRRLLTGRTWVWVVPDLIVPPLLFALLPAALLAALAVLRLCRVRTARTVRAWTALLAAAALVLGLDQAGLNPRAPWAWAGDGPAPPGALHVVSWDTYCWNTTDDPGRFFAYLKGFDADVYLLQEHSGCGPGAPLPLRDGERLRSEFPGHHIATAGGLLTISRLPVAGQAALGADPNPLAPSWTDAALRTDLRVGGRLVSVYNVHFYDMLYLSSSPLSREFYRSIAALDTARTAQFDALAADLGRNRNPVLVSGNLNTLPGTGHARRLAGLADAARAGRSPYPATLTFAGLRLWRMDWTLTSPGLRVHRYELRSPEGMSTHHLQDVVVSPAAGESARGAGPSARRAPDRHPNPDQNPKAG
- a CDS encoding class I SAM-dependent methyltransferase; the protein is MTSTSHSGPPPASPGREQLRHLVRQLPAGRVSGPLLRALAALPLADRPFAWLERHPAVHGTVLSAFGLRRPIFIDHPARPEPRFGYGRPDHPQIAALLERGRARYAERLTRFLALEQRLAAIPVREHPGGTTPYWDNGWLPPLDALALYGFLTEAAPRRYVEIGSGNSTKFVRRAIDDHGLRTHVTSIDPAPRATVDALCDTVVRSPLERVDPGLFADLEAGDIVFLDGSHRVFMGSDVTVFFFEILPLLRPGVLVQLHDILLPSDYPPEWRWRHYSEQYLLAAFLLADPARFDTELPNAFIDGDARLRGLVEPLWHRLGLTESYRPASFWLRIRDRAPGTAEAAETAGTAGTAGTAA